Sequence from the Nitrospira sp. genome:
CTCGCGAGCCGGTAGAGATTGAGGAGAGGACAAATATGCCCAGCAACGCCAAATATAGGATCTTCGAGCCTTTGGCAGTCGAACTTTGATACATAAAGAATGCGAACGGCACGGCGACGTTCATTTCCATCGCAAAGTCATTCTCATCACCCAACCACCCTCCAACGCCACGACCTTGATGCAGCATCCCGTTTATAGCCAGAAGGGCATGAACCGCCAGCCACACCACAATCACTTTGTGCATCCTTGCGGTCGTGCTCACGAACGTGGTGATGCCCAAATAAAAAAAGAACGCCAACGTCATATCTTTGAATATGGTAAACGCCCAAAAGTTGTTGTTGGCAAATGGCACCCACAATGCCATGAATATCAGCAGGCAAATCCACAGCTTGGTCTGGGCTTTAGAAAAACTGGATTTTCCGGATGAGAATACGGCTACGGCTAGGAGTGCATCTACCAGAGACGGAAAGGGGATGACCTTTAAAAATGGCAGAAAATCTTGTGGCCGGCCGAACTCGAATAGCATAGCCAACAAGACAAGGTAGAAGCCGAGCTCTGTGCGCTGAGCCTTCGCTTCAGTTCCCATCGTATCTTTCCAAGGCCGTCCACCAAGGGCAGGCGCCTTTCCTGTAACTACCATATTCCTACGTCCTCATTCTGATCACGTTTCGTCAAAGCCACGCTGGGATGAACTCACCAATCCGTCACAATGGCCGTGAGCTTCACCAGCCTTTACTATCCGCAACGCCCTTTTGGTCAACATTGAGCGGCTACGGCCTTAGGCGTGATTCACCAAGCGCCCACCGACACCAGGGCACAGCATTACACAGCCAAGTGAGAGCGAGAGAAATGAGTACCGCAGATAACGTAATCACCACATATTGAATAACCCCCACACTTTTCGTAAGTGTGGACACTAGCTGCGCCACGATTTTCAGGACAATGGGGGCGTGAAACAAGTAAATCCCCATAGTAAATGTGCCCAACACTGTAAAAGGATACCCCTTACTCCCGAGGGCAAAGAACAAAAAATACAAACCGAGCAGATAAACAAACTGCGCAAGAATGCTAAGGGATTCGGATCCACCCCACTTTAGACCTAGCAAGCAGATCAATGCTATGCCTGTCAGCACAAGAGCGTTTCGTGCAATTTGATCCTGATAGTTAACCAATACCATTCCGAGCAAATAGTATTGCATGCCCCAGAAGGCATGCAAAATCGGATCAAGCCCGTCGCTTTCCAAGAATGTCATAGGCACCATCTGCCACAACAGAATGTACCCTGCCACGATAACAATCCTGGCCTCTGGTCGCAGATGCAGAAAGAATCTTGTCCCAAACGACAACGATCTAATGAGGAAAAGAGCCGGCAAAAAATACAATTGTGCAGCGATCTGAGAATAATACATGGCTTTGAGTATCTCGATGGGAGTGTGGCCCAATACTATTGTTACCGTTGGATGGCTGATTGCTTCAAATACGGCACGAAATGCCGTGAAGAGTATGTTGAAGACTATCCATGGTATCAAGAGTCGCCTGGCACTCCGACCCATGTATGTTCCATACAAGAATTTTTCTTTATGCTGCAATCCATGCACAAACAAATACCCGTCCACCAGGAAGAACGATGGCACTGCGACAGATTGCACCCAAAACTGAACAAGATTCCTTTCGTAATTGCCAAGACCAGCATAGGCAATTGCATGAGTGGCGACCACCATAAGAATCGCATACCCACGTAATCCATCCAAGAAATCGATTCTTGGCGGTTG
This genomic interval carries:
- a CDS encoding acyltransferase, which gives rise to MDGLRGYAILMVVATHAIAYAGLGNYERNLVQFWVQSVAVPSFFLVDGYLFVHGLQHKEKFLYGTYMGRSARRLLIPWIVFNILFTAFRAVFEAISHPTVTIVLGHTPIEILKAMYYSQIAAQLYFLPALFLIRSLSFGTRFFLHLRPEARIVIVAGYILLWQMVPMTFLESDGLDPILHAFWGMQYYLLGMVLVNYQDQIARNALVLTGIALICLLGLKWGGSESLSILAQFVYLLGLYFLFFALGSKGYPFTVLGTFTMGIYLFHAPIVLKIVAQLVSTLTKSVGVIQYVVITLSAVLISLALTWLCNAVPWCRWALGESRLRP